A genomic window from Ignavibacteria bacterium includes:
- a CDS encoding ABC transporter ATP-binding protein, with translation MKSLKKLFEILGKWKYEYIAASLLLIVSVGFRLLEPKILQMTVDKIIAFFVTGKGNTISADDRITNFFYSILPELKIENSGMILVYLGVIFLIIALMRGITMLSSSVISAASTEKAMKKLRDRLFSHLQHLPMKYFGKTPTGELIQRCTGDVETVRKFATMQVTESIRLATIFIGAFIMMFLVSPSYAFIAITLFPVMLLASVFFFKKEGEIWTRHEAEQDKLTAMVQENLSGIRVVKAFAKENYEIEKFTKQNAEKRRWGMKLLKLHSIYWPGSDVLVYTQLAISIFAGGYYVLSNQITIGEFTAFFTYASYVTWPMRRLAQLVSEMGMTRVAIERIYSILDHPGEDYSGFDNDNKELSGLIEFDNVFFKYEDEEANILNGVSMKIKPGEKVALLGPTGAGKSTIISLLMKFYEPDSGTIKIDGRNINEYSRPYLRSKIGVVLQKAFLFSTSIKENIAYSNPDTHIEEIVESAKVANIHDIISDHFPNSYDTVIGEKGVTLSGGQKQRVTLARTLLKNPDILVLDDSTSAIDTETEFEIQKALRGITAAKTTIVIAHRITSVQDCDRIIVLDKGRVIEQGTHEELIENNGFYKKIFDIQVSIEDEINEDLDNAKGKSEKEKIESGILI, from the coding sequence ATGAAAAGTCTAAAGAAATTATTCGAAATATTAGGAAAATGGAAATATGAGTACATTGCAGCATCACTGCTGCTCATTGTTTCCGTTGGATTCAGATTGCTGGAGCCTAAAATACTCCAGATGACAGTAGATAAGATCATAGCTTTTTTTGTAACGGGCAAAGGCAACACCATTTCAGCAGATGACAGGATTACGAATTTCTTTTATTCCATACTGCCTGAGCTTAAAATAGAAAATTCCGGGATGATACTTGTTTATCTTGGGGTGATCTTTCTGATAATTGCACTGATGCGCGGAATAACAATGCTTTCATCAAGCGTAATTTCAGCAGCATCCACTGAAAAAGCTATGAAGAAGCTTCGTGACAGGCTTTTCAGCCACCTGCAGCATCTGCCTATGAAGTATTTCGGCAAAACACCAACAGGTGAGCTGATCCAGCGCTGCACAGGTGATGTTGAAACGGTGCGTAAATTTGCAACCATGCAGGTAACGGAATCAATAAGACTTGCAACTATTTTCATAGGCGCATTTATTATGATGTTTTTGGTAAGCCCCTCTTATGCGTTTATCGCTATCACTTTGTTTCCTGTAATGCTTCTGGCATCAGTATTCTTTTTCAAAAAAGAAGGTGAAATATGGACAAGGCATGAAGCTGAGCAGGATAAGCTTACTGCGATGGTACAGGAAAATCTTTCCGGTATCCGTGTTGTGAAGGCTTTCGCGAAGGAAAATTATGAAATTGAAAAATTCACAAAACAGAACGCCGAAAAACGAAGATGGGGAATGAAGCTGCTTAAGCTGCACTCAATTTATTGGCCGGGAAGCGATGTGCTTGTGTATACTCAGCTTGCGATATCAATTTTTGCAGGCGGGTATTACGTTCTTTCTAATCAGATAACTATTGGTGAATTCACCGCATTTTTTACATATGCTTCTTATGTAACCTGGCCAATGCGAAGGCTTGCCCAGCTAGTTAGTGAAATGGGTATGACGCGTGTTGCTATCGAGAGAATTTATTCGATCCTTGATCATCCGGGCGAAGATTATTCAGGTTTTGATAATGATAATAAAGAATTAAGCGGACTGATTGAATTTGATAATGTGTTCTTTAAATATGAAGATGAAGAAGCCAATATCCTCAACGGTGTTTCGATGAAGATAAAACCGGGTGAAAAAGTGGCTTTACTTGGACCTACAGGTGCAGGTAAATCAACCATCATTTCTCTGCTTATGAAATTCTATGAGCCCGATAGCGGCACAATAAAGATCGACGGAAGGAATATCAATGAATATTCCAGGCCGTATTTAAGAAGCAAAATAGGTGTGGTACTGCAGAAAGCATTTTTGTTCTCAACTTCAATTAAGGAAAATATCGCGTATTCAAATCCGGATACACATATCGAAGAGATTGTGGAATCAGCCAAGGTTGCAAATATTCATGATATAATAAGCGATCATTTCCCAAATTCATACGATACTGTGATTGGCGAAAAAGGAGTGACGCTTTCAGGGGGACAAAAACAGCGTGTAACGCTTGCCAGAACTCTGCTGAAAAATCCGGATATACTTGTGCTTGATGATTCAACATCTGCAATAGATACTGAAACGGAATTCGAAATTCAAAAAGCGCTTCGCGGAATAACAGCTGCCAAAACTACTATTGTTATTGCGCACAGGATAACATCTGTCCAGGATTGTGACAGGATCATTGTCCTTGATAAAGGCAGGGTTATTGAACAGGGAACTCATGAAGAGCTGATTGAAAATAACGGGTTCTACAAAAAAATATTCGATATCCAGGTTTCGATAGAAGATGAGATAAACGAGGATCTTGATAATGCAAAAGGCAAAAGTGAAAAGGAAAAAATTGAATCAGGTATATTAATATAA
- a CDS encoding ABC transporter ATP-binding protein, with amino-acid sequence MSKLKDKQFKTKGALWPFLRRLLKYSFRYPKWVAGFTGFVLLVALVEAVYPLVWLSLLDNIIVPAVDTYKNTGVMPEVDSTGLRNYGLIFLGLGLTLSLGVFCFINFAGRIQEYVMYDIRQELFIKLQELSFSFFDKSAVGWLLSRISSDTGKVTELISWSMIEVVWGGGMIIFCVTSMFIYNWKLALIVTLTIPVLTLISFKLRMLILKYSREARKYNSEMTARFNEHINGVEVNKSLVQEERVSDDFKDLSTKMKVSSYKAAYYQAIFMPLIIFGGSIAAAFVIYYGGSMAITIPAAITVGTLAAFFGYATMIFEPILDISRFYSQAQNSISAGERIFSLIDTGALIVNKPNAGNYGRINGDIDFENVSFHYEEGKQVLTDMNLHIDAGTSVALVGETGGGKSTIINLICRFYEPTGGVIKIDGLDYKDNTMESLRSQLGVVLQSPHLFSGTVKENISYGREDASDIEILNALSVVGANDFIERLDEQVGEGGEHLSMGEKQLISFARAVLADPRIFIMDEATSSVDTLTEAKIQHGIAGIMEGRTSLIIAHRLSTIKHCDRILVINKGRIVEDGSHSDLIKKQGAYFRLYTRQLREQREKEVMNVA; translated from the coding sequence ATGTCAAAACTAAAAGATAAACAATTTAAAACTAAAGGCGCTTTATGGCCGTTCCTGCGGAGGCTGCTGAAATACAGCTTTCGGTATCCCAAATGGGTAGCAGGTTTTACGGGATTCGTATTGCTGGTTGCGCTTGTAGAAGCGGTTTACCCGCTTGTATGGCTTAGCCTGCTTGATAATATCATAGTGCCTGCTGTTGATACATACAAAAATACCGGTGTAATGCCTGAAGTTGATTCCACCGGACTCAGAAATTACGGGCTTATTTTTCTTGGACTTGGATTAACGCTTTCTCTCGGTGTATTCTGTTTCATTAACTTTGCCGGCAGGATCCAGGAATATGTAATGTATGATATCCGCCAGGAGCTTTTTATCAAGCTGCAGGAATTATCGTTCTCATTCTTTGATAAATCCGCAGTAGGCTGGCTGCTCTCAAGGATATCTTCTGATACCGGGAAAGTAACTGAGCTTATATCCTGGTCAATGATAGAAGTTGTATGGGGCGGCGGAATGATAATCTTCTGTGTTACATCTATGTTCATTTACAACTGGAAGCTTGCGCTTATTGTTACTTTAACAATTCCAGTTTTAACGCTGATTTCCTTCAAATTGCGTATGCTTATCCTTAAATACTCCCGTGAAGCGCGCAAGTATAACAGCGAAATGACAGCAAGGTTCAATGAACATATCAACGGTGTTGAAGTCAACAAAAGCCTCGTCCAGGAAGAAAGAGTAAGTGATGATTTTAAGGACCTGAGCACAAAAATGAAAGTATCATCTTATAAAGCTGCGTATTACCAGGCTATTTTTATGCCTCTGATAATCTTCGGTGGCTCAATAGCTGCTGCATTTGTGATTTATTACGGCGGTTCGATGGCTATTACAATTCCTGCTGCAATTACAGTAGGTACGCTTGCTGCGTTTTTCGGTTATGCTACTATGATATTTGAGCCTATCCTGGATATTTCAAGGTTCTATTCACAGGCGCAGAACAGTATTTCAGCAGGTGAAAGGATATTTTCACTTATTGATACCGGGGCATTGATAGTAAATAAGCCGAATGCCGGAAATTACGGAAGAATAAACGGTGATATCGATTTTGAAAATGTTTCTTTCCATTATGAAGAAGGCAAACAGGTATTGACTGATATGAACCTGCATATTGATGCCGGAACTTCAGTTGCATTGGTTGGTGAAACCGGCGGCGGCAAGTCAACTATAATCAATCTCATCTGCAGGTTCTATGAGCCGACAGGCGGAGTAATAAAGATTGACGGTTTGGATTATAAGGATAACACTATGGAAAGCTTAAGAAGCCAGCTTGGTGTTGTACTTCAGAGCCCGCATCTTTTCAGCGGTACTGTTAAAGAAAATATCAGTTACGGAAGGGAAGATGCAAGCGATATAGAAATTTTGAACGCATTGAGTGTTGTTGGAGCAAATGATTTCATTGAAAGGCTTGATGAACAGGTTGGTGAAGGCGGCGAACATCTTTCTATGGGTGAAAAACAGCTCATTTCATTCGCTCGAGCTGTACTTGCTGATCCCAGGATATTTATAATGGATGAAGCTACATCTTCAGTTGATACTTTAACTGAAGCAAAAATTCAGCACGGCATTGCCGGAATTATGGAAGGGCGTACATCGCTTATAATAGCTCACAGGCTTTCTACTATTAAACATTGCGACAGGATACTTGTAATAAATAAAGGTCGAATTGTTGAAGACGGAAGCCATTCAGACCTGATTAAAAAGCAGGGCGCATATTTCAGGCTGTATACCAGGCAGCTTAGAGAGCAAAGAGAAAAAGAAGTGATGAATGTGGCGTAA
- a CDS encoding class I SAM-dependent methyltransferase: protein MENEYYYNEAVSRFYDPVYDTLEFLKPAQKFYQEEIKNAGGTVLEAGVGTGRIFLPALNSGADIYGVDFSERMLARLKEKLPADMHYRIWQEDLRRFDSGKSFKLVIMPFRVFQHMLTIDDQLNTLNRIYNVLDEGGRLIFDVFNPDLKRLINPVDNLLEFDGEYKPGARLQRYVSVSYKNELQMLDLKFRFVWDENDKELTDEFIAPMRYFFRYELENLVGRTKFRLEKFFGNFDREDCNSSSKEQILILKK, encoded by the coding sequence ATGGAAAATGAATATTATTACAATGAAGCGGTTTCAAGATTCTATGACCCCGTTTATGATACACTTGAATTTCTGAAACCTGCTCAAAAATTCTACCAGGAAGAAATTAAAAACGCCGGTGGAACTGTTCTTGAAGCAGGTGTAGGTACCGGCAGGATCTTTCTTCCTGCTTTAAACAGCGGGGCTGATATATACGGAGTAGATTTCAGCGAAAGGATGCTTGCAAGGCTTAAAGAAAAGCTGCCCGCTGATATGCATTACCGTATCTGGCAGGAAGACCTTAGAAGGTTTGATTCAGGTAAATCATTCAAACTGGTAATTATGCCTTTCAGGGTTTTTCAGCATATGCTTACAATTGATGACCAGCTTAATACATTGAACCGGATATATAATGTTCTGGATGAAGGCGGAAGATTGATATTTGATGTTTTCAATCCCGATCTGAAAAGGCTGATAAATCCTGTAGATAACCTGCTGGAATTTGACGGAGAATACAAGCCGGGAGCCCGGCTTCAGAGGTATGTTTCTGTAAGTTATAAAAATGAGCTGCAGATGCTCGATCTTAAATTCCGTTTTGTTTGGGATGAGAACGATAAGGAATTGACCGATGAATTTATCGCGCCAATGCGGTATTTCTTCCGCTATGAGCTTGAGAATTTGGTCGGAAGGACAAAGTTCAGGCTGGAAAAATTTTTCGGTAATTTTGACCGTGAAGATTGTAACAGTTCTTCAAAAGAACAAATATTGATCCTGAAGAAATGA
- a CDS encoding GNAT family N-acetyltransferase, which translates to MTKAKLLNDLSPDELESHFEMVQRIQKKYNPGSFEPDETPEDWKKEWDKLYEAYKSKSFEQYSIFIDDVSVGWVGFMLDSRSASFNFNFDGDSISQLLLRVMLGKVHEYMLKYDIKEIYHWTFESRNIAALKGIGAEIHEEMINTKILRNEMNSEFYNNIISNTDISGYNLLFYEELPDELYDNFTLLMYDILDDYRNLNPVKQQRKRMEKEDWKLRDNSEKLTGAKMQMYALLTPENDIAAYCSLYIDKDNKETIRHSGGFTAVARNHRGKGFAKFLKAKMYLKLLEENKDFIDIETDTMPWNTYMYRINEEFGFKPVKYGYDFKLTREFIKNYLNL; encoded by the coding sequence ATGACCAAAGCTAAATTGCTAAATGATCTCTCACCGGATGAGCTTGAGAGCCATTTCGAAATGGTACAAAGAATCCAAAAGAAATACAACCCCGGATCCTTTGAACCTGATGAAACTCCGGAGGATTGGAAAAAAGAGTGGGATAAATTATATGAGGCTTACAAAAGTAAATCGTTTGAACAGTATTCAATATTTATTGATGATGTTTCTGTGGGCTGGGTGGGATTTATGCTTGATAGCCGCTCCGCCAGCTTTAATTTTAATTTCGATGGCGACAGCATCAGCCAATTATTGCTTAGGGTAATGCTTGGCAAAGTTCATGAATACATGCTTAAATATGATATCAAAGAGATTTATCACTGGACTTTTGAAAGCAGGAATATTGCGGCTTTAAAAGGTATTGGTGCGGAAATTCATGAAGAGATGATAAATACAAAAATTCTGAGAAATGAAATGAATAGTGAATTTTATAATAACATCATTTCCAATACAGATATATCAGGATATAATCTTTTGTTTTATGAAGAACTGCCTGATGAGCTGTATGATAACTTTACATTATTGATGTATGATATTCTAGATGACTACCGTAACTTAAACCCGGTGAAACAACAAAGAAAACGTATGGAAAAGGAAGATTGGAAACTAAGAGATAACTCAGAAAAACTAACAGGCGCGAAAATGCAAATGTATGCGCTTTTAACTCCGGAAAATGATATAGCCGCATATTGTTCCTTATATATTGATAAGGATAATAAAGAAACCATAAGGCATAGTGGTGGTTTCACCGCAGTGGCAAGGAATCACAGGGGCAAAGGTTTTGCAAAGTTTCTGAAAGCTAAAATGTATCTGAAGCTGCTTGAAGAAAATAAGGATTTTATAGATATTGAAACAGATACTATGCCATGGAATACATATATGTACCGCATAAATGAAGAATTCGGATTTAAACCGGTTAAATACGGTTACGATTTCAAACTAACCAGAGAATTCATTAAAAACTACTTAAATTTGTAA
- the rsgA gene encoding ribosome small subunit-dependent GTPase A: MNKKQDLKQYGWNDFFEAYFAEYAAKGLYAARVAVEHRNYYELYSEFGELTAEKSGKLFYSTDDSNLLPAVGDWVVFKHIPDENKAFITDVLPRKTKFSRKKAGSTTEEQIVAANVDTVFIISSLNQDLNMRRMERYMALAWDNNVKPVILLSKADLCDDVFAKLVEVQQRFQGVDVHIVSALQKAGIDELLKYFEGNQTIAVIGSSGVGKSTLINSMLDWEKMNVSEIGLYKDKGRHTTTHRELTLVPGGGLIIDTPGMREIQMWEGAEGLSELFEDIEKLIVECKFSDCKHESEPGCAVKGAIERGELDEARFKSYKKLLNEVSYFERKQDKKAQLEEKKKWKKISQLGKQIGKEKRE; encoded by the coding sequence TTGAATAAAAAACAAGATTTAAAACAATACGGATGGAATGATTTTTTTGAAGCATATTTTGCAGAATATGCTGCTAAAGGATTATATGCCGCAAGAGTAGCGGTTGAACACAGAAATTATTACGAGCTGTACTCTGAATTCGGCGAGCTTACAGCGGAAAAATCAGGTAAGCTGTTTTACAGCACCGATGATTCCAACTTACTGCCCGCAGTGGGTGATTGGGTTGTTTTTAAACACATTCCGGATGAAAATAAAGCGTTCATAACAGATGTGCTGCCGAGGAAAACGAAGTTTTCCAGGAAGAAAGCTGGCTCAACCACAGAAGAGCAGATCGTCGCGGCGAATGTTGATACGGTATTCATAATCAGCTCGCTGAACCAGGACCTCAACATGCGGCGTATGGAGCGTTACATGGCTCTTGCATGGGATAATAATGTAAAACCTGTCATACTGCTCAGCAAAGCTGATCTGTGTGATGATGTTTTTGCTAAGCTTGTTGAAGTTCAGCAGCGTTTCCAGGGAGTTGATGTGCATATTGTAAGCGCTTTGCAAAAAGCGGGTATTGATGAGCTGTTGAAATACTTCGAAGGCAATCAGACGATTGCCGTTATAGGTTCATCGGGTGTGGGTAAATCAACCCTGATAAACAGCATGCTTGACTGGGAAAAGATGAATGTATCAGAAATTGGGCTGTACAAAGATAAAGGCAGGCATACTACAACTCACCGTGAATTAACACTTGTGCCGGGCGGGGGACTCATAATAGATACACCCGGAATGCGTGAAATACAGATGTGGGAGGGCGCTGAGGGTTTGAGCGAACTATTTGAGGATATCGAAAAGCTTATTGTGGAGTGTAAGTTCTCGGATTGTAAGCATGAATCAGAGCCAGGCTGTGCCGTAAAAGGCGCTATTGAACGGGGAGAGCTTGATGAGGCCAGGTTTAAAAGCTACAAAAAACTGCTGAACGAAGTAAGTTATTTTGAGCGCAAACAGGATAAAAAAGCGCAGCTTGAAGAAAAGAAAAAATGGAAGAAGATCTCACAGCTTGGTAAACAGATAGGGAAGGAAAAGAGAGAGTGA
- a CDS encoding S41 family peptidase, which produces MLKLKILILFVGFMIAAKISFAQQDGFVNFNLDSKVKEQTIKKISRLLDENYIFPDMAKKMGELIKQNLTAGTYEKIDDPMKFAEKLTEDLQSVSKDKHIRVRFSPEDSKRLIEKEKNGNDKNDEKHWNEMMKKENYGFKKVERLPGNIGYVDFRNFASPDYSRETVASVMKFLENTDAIIFDLRLNGGGDPAGVQLMCSYLFNETPVHLNSLYYRPTDETKEYWTLRKIEGKRMLDVPVYVLTSKFTFSGAEEFSYNLKNLKRATIVGETTGGGAHPGGAMAINEGFSMFVPTGRAINPITNTNWEGTGVSPDVDVKSELALEQAQILALKKLAESSKDEQEIMTYNWMVESLNALLNAPVIDETMLKSYAGTYDDRTITYEGGKLYYQRKGRQKYAMTPMTEDTFMFKDLEFFRLKFVKDALGVVYEVNGLYNDGHVDKSKRTN; this is translated from the coding sequence ATGCTTAAATTAAAGATTTTAATACTATTCGTAGGCTTTATGATTGCCGCAAAAATATCATTTGCGCAGCAGGATGGATTTGTAAATTTTAATCTTGATTCAAAAGTAAAAGAGCAAACAATTAAAAAAATTTCCAGGCTGCTGGATGAGAATTACATTTTCCCTGATATGGCTAAAAAAATGGGAGAACTAATAAAGCAAAACCTCACAGCCGGCACTTATGAAAAAATAGATGATCCTATGAAGTTTGCTGAGAAACTGACCGAGGACCTTCAGTCAGTCAGCAAAGATAAACATATCAGGGTTAGATTTTCACCTGAAGATTCTAAGCGGCTTATTGAAAAGGAAAAAAACGGCAATGATAAAAATGATGAGAAACACTGGAATGAAATGATGAAAAAAGAAAATTACGGTTTCAAAAAAGTTGAAAGGTTGCCGGGAAATATCGGTTATGTTGATTTCAGGAATTTTGCATCACCTGATTACTCCAGAGAAACAGTAGCATCAGTTATGAAATTCTTAGAGAACACCGATGCGATAATCTTTGATCTGCGTCTCAACGGGGGCGGAGACCCCGCCGGCGTACAGTTAATGTGCAGCTATTTATTTAATGAAACCCCTGTTCACCTGAATTCTTTATATTACAGACCAACTGACGAAACCAAAGAATACTGGACGCTGCGTAAAATTGAAGGGAAAAGAATGCTGGATGTTCCGGTTTATGTACTTACAAGCAAATTCACTTTTTCAGGAGCAGAAGAATTTTCATATAATCTAAAGAACCTGAAGCGCGCGACCATAGTGGGAGAAACAACAGGCGGCGGTGCACATCCGGGCGGTGCTATGGCAATTAATGAAGGATTTTCAATGTTTGTTCCGACAGGACGAGCTATTAATCCGATCACAAATACCAACTGGGAAGGTACAGGAGTTTCACCTGATGTTGATGTAAAATCAGAGCTTGCCCTTGAACAGGCGCAGATACTTGCCTTAAAAAAGCTTGCAGAAAGCTCAAAAGATGAGCAGGAAATAATGACATATAACTGGATGGTGGAATCACTGAATGCTCTTCTTAATGCACCGGTAATTGATGAAACTATGTTAAAAAGCTACGCAGGCACATATGATGACAGAACAATTACGTATGAAGGCGGCAAACTTTATTACCAGCGCAAAGGCAGACAGAAATACGCTATGACCCCAATGACTGAAGATACATTTATGTTTAAAGATCTTGAATTCTTCAGGCTGAAATTTGTAAAAGATGCGCTTGGTGTGGTATATGAAGTAAACGGGTTGTATAATGACGGGCATGTAGATAAATCGAAGAGGACGAATTAA
- a CDS encoding bifunctional helix-turn-helix transcriptional regulator/GNAT family N-acetyltransferase: MEFIKQLGEVAFGTRLRLLTDRFMQDGAKIYETQNIDFEPRWFTMFSLLSQKSPLNISEITTELGYTQPAVTQIANVLIKKGLVKVVKDKSDTRKKLLALSPKGLVMLDELKPVWQGFEDAIRDIFKETGFDLMFVVNKIESALDDKDMYSRVSEKIKEKQLDRIEILGYSDEYKELFKTLNYEWLEKYFKVEPEDEKLLGNPREEIINKGGEVIFAKYKGEIVGTAALIKFTDKEFELAKMAVTENVQGKQIGKKLAEEIIRLAGQKNADVLFLETNVKLIAAMKLYKKLGFTLTENHNSKYARSTIKMELKVI; the protein is encoded by the coding sequence ATGGAATTCATTAAACAATTAGGTGAAGTTGCATTTGGAACAAGATTAAGGCTTTTAACTGACAGGTTCATGCAGGATGGAGCGAAAATCTACGAGACACAAAATATAGATTTTGAGCCGCGCTGGTTTACAATGTTCAGCCTGCTTAGCCAAAAATCTCCGCTGAACATTTCTGAAATAACAACAGAGCTTGGCTACACTCAGCCGGCTGTTACACAGATAGCTAATGTGTTGATCAAAAAAGGGCTGGTAAAGGTTGTAAAAGATAAATCAGATACACGCAAAAAGCTGCTTGCTTTATCGCCCAAAGGGCTGGTAATGCTTGATGAATTAAAACCTGTTTGGCAGGGATTCGAAGATGCGATCAGAGATATTTTCAAAGAAACAGGATTTGATCTAATGTTTGTAGTAAATAAAATTGAAAGCGCGCTGGATGATAAAGATATGTACTCGAGGGTTAGTGAAAAAATAAAGGAAAAGCAGCTTGACAGAATTGAGATATTAGGCTATAGCGATGAATACAAAGAATTATTCAAGACCCTTAACTACGAATGGCTTGAAAAATATTTTAAAGTTGAACCCGAAGATGAAAAGCTACTCGGGAATCCAAGGGAAGAAATAATTAATAAAGGCGGTGAAGTAATTTTTGCCAAATATAAAGGTGAGATCGTAGGAACTGCTGCATTGATAAAATTCACAGATAAAGAATTTGAACTTGCCAAAATGGCTGTCACAGAAAATGTTCAGGGCAAACAGATAGGCAAAAAACTTGCTGAAGAAATAATCCGCCTTGCCGGGCAAAAAAACGCTGATGTACTATTCCTTGAAACCAACGTTAAACTTATTGCAGCAATGAAATTGTATAAAAAACTTGGTTTTACCCTCACCGAAAACCATAATTCCAAATATGCCCGGTCAACTATAAAAATGGAATTAAAAGTAATATAA
- the typA gene encoding translational GTPase TypA, with translation MKKLVHNDKIRNIAIIAHVDHGKTTLVDHMFRQSGMFRENQEVAERVMDNMDLERERGITIAAKNCSVLWNGVKINILDTPGHADFGGEVERALMMVDGAILLVDASEGPLPQTRFVLKKALTSDKKIIVLINKIDRKDARAKEVLDEIYNLFIDLDATEEQIEFPILYAIGREGIAQHTLDGRGTDLAPLFDKILEVIPGPAYDVEEPLQILVSDLDYSDYIGRLAIGRVANGNAHINDSLVCIGEDGTQKPLKITKLQVYEGLKLKEVENAEPGEIAILSGIEDVHIGDTICSKDNPKALKRIVVDEPTISMVFGINTSPFSGKDGKYVQSAKLKERLIKETLRNVALKVEESDNADSFIVKGRGEFQMVILIETLRREGYEMSVGRPHVIYKEKDGKKVEPIEHLFIDCEESFVGIVTDKLSQRKGRMVNLVNHGTGRVRLEFTIPSRGLIGYRNEFLTDTKGTGIMNSYLESYEEYRGDFPVRNTGSLISDRQGETTGYALFNLEPRGTLFCSPGEAVYEGMIVGEHNRDNDLNVNACKPKKLSNMRASSKDESIILTPVAPMTLEKAIEFINDDEIVEVTPKNIRLRKTVLSAQKRQSGGKS, from the coding sequence TTGAAGAAACTTGTTCATAATGATAAGATACGTAATATTGCAATTATTGCTCATGTTGATCATGGTAAAACTACACTCGTTGACCATATGTTCAGGCAAAGCGGTATGTTCCGCGAAAACCAGGAAGTGGCTGAACGAGTTATGGATAATATGGACCTTGAGCGTGAACGCGGCATCACAATTGCAGCCAAGAACTGCTCGGTTTTATGGAACGGTGTCAAAATAAATATTTTGGATACCCCCGGTCACGCTGATTTTGGCGGAGAAGTTGAACGCGCATTAATGATGGTTGACGGAGCGATACTTCTTGTTGATGCTTCTGAAGGTCCGCTGCCGCAAACCAGGTTTGTTTTAAAGAAAGCTTTAACTTCAGATAAAAAAATTATTGTTCTCATAAATAAGATTGACAGAAAAGACGCTCGAGCTAAAGAAGTACTTGACGAAATTTATAACCTGTTCATTGATCTCGACGCTACTGAAGAACAGATCGAGTTTCCCATACTCTACGCAATCGGCAGAGAAGGTATTGCCCAGCATACGCTTGATGGCAGGGGAACAGATCTGGCGCCGTTATTCGATAAGATACTGGAAGTAATTCCAGGTCCGGCATACGATGTTGAGGAACCGCTGCAGATCCTTGTCTCTGATCTTGATTACTCAGATTACATAGGCAGGCTGGCTATTGGAAGAGTTGCAAACGGCAATGCTCATATTAATGATTCACTTGTATGCATTGGCGAAGATGGCACTCAAAAGCCGCTGAAGATCACAAAGCTCCAGGTTTATGAAGGCTTGAAGCTGAAGGAAGTAGAAAATGCTGAACCCGGCGAAATCGCGATCTTATCGGGAATTGAAGATGTTCATATAGGTGATACGATCTGCAGTAAAGATAATCCTAAAGCATTGAAAAGAATTGTTGTTGATGAACCTACTATTTCTATGGTGTTCGGAATAAACACCTCGCCTTTTTCAGGAAAGGACGGAAAGTATGTTCAGTCAGCAAAGCTTAAAGAAAGATTAATAAAGGAAACTCTGCGAAATGTTGCTTTAAAGGTTGAAGAATCAGATAATGCGGACTCATTTATTGTAAAAGGCAGAGGCGAGTTCCAGATGGTCATACTTATTGAAACGCTGCGCCGGGAAGGATACGAAATGTCGGTAGGAAGGCCGCATGTTATTTACAAAGAAAAGGACGGTAAAAAAGTTGAGCCAATCGAACATTTGTTCATTGATTGCGAAGAAAGCTTTGTGGGTATAGTTACTGATAAGTTATCCCAGCGTAAAGGCAGAATGGTTAACCTGGTTAATCACGGAACAGGCAGGGTAAGGCTTGAATTCACGATTCCTTCACGCGGGCTGATAGGTTACAGGAATGAATTCCTTACCGATACCAAAGGTACCGGGATAATGAATTCTTACCTCGAAAGCTATGAAGAATACCGCGGAGATTTCCCGGTCAGAAACACCGGCTCACTTATCTCAGACAGGCAGGGAGAAACTACCGGTTATGCGCTGTTTAATCTTGAGCCGCGCGGAACGCTATTCTGCTCACCCGGCGAAGCTGTTTATGAAGGCATGATTGTTGGCGAGCATAACAGGGATAATGACCTTAACGTGAATGCATGCAAACCCAAGAAGCTTTCTAATATGAGGGCATCAAGTAAAGATGAAAGTATAATCTTAACGCCTGTTGCGCCTATGACCCTTGAAAAAGCTATAGAATTCATCAATGATGATGAAATTGTTGAAGTTACACCTAAAAATATAAGGTTAAGAAAGACAGTTCTTTCGGCGCAGAAAAGACAATCAGGCGGAAAGAGCTAA